A window from Synechococcus sp. RSCCF101 encodes these proteins:
- a CDS encoding exodeoxyribonuclease V subunit gamma, which yields MLVLHRSNRAEWLAALLAEQLRLDPPSPWQTLEVMVNTWPTSRWLSERLALALGTSAQVRFPFPGSRLRRLVDELLAEDEAAADDWRANRLVWAVLDQLEDLMATPEGAVLAGALGPEPRPGPAPVDRNLWSLARAIADALDDYGLYRVDELSRWWMRDELSSGDGWQAQLTRRLAARLAGVPFGLRARRAIEALRRGRVQWPAEAGPLRLFGISSLAPIQIELLQAVSGITTVEIYLLTPGPDLWQRCADRRAQLSEGLTTTQQTDPDWLLQMPTLEGRFGRLGAEFQQLLEGTGVAQLGPVREEGLFHRPAHGDGAPLLLHQLQQRLLGPDQEAPLRRAPEDTSLEFHACPGRLRQIQIVRDRILQLLAADPTLQPRHVLVMTPQVDRFAPLLGSVLSDSGATGVTLPWRLTDRSQDGEAGPAVLLLRLLRLADERVTASELETLLSLPCLLQAFALEASDSEALNRALQEAGFRWGCDGRERGGDPRHTLSWALERLLLGLVLPEATLTEPVPDVLPAAAPAPFPVEMDLERLGPGLQLLLHLRDTLIDFRRPRPAREWCHELRDQVARLSGGAAGGSEEPLELERAIAAWGERAAGHHRQLTAAVVADGLEEDLAADSGRFGHRSGALTISALEPMRAIPHRVIVLMGLDATCFPRHQNRPGFHLLEQQRRLGDPSRADQDRYALLEALMSARQHLVVTWTSRDERSGEPLPPALPVQQWIDLLQLDLQQAAPDGPARPAVDLVQEHPANPLERSTFLGAPPRPPASCDRRLLAARRQLEQGWLEERRRASSDRPTPPAAPDRPPLVHQACPPLPQTRESRGTGWEELMAWLQAPQRLWLRRRGLNAAEWVEAVEDLDPIELAGDRRRWLLQEALEAGLADGKPDPLATDPPDWPRPLQGTGDLPGGSAAELAIEDLDRNWRQLVERISPLGAGGLRRCRWRTLEADSRLHGDTLLLVELRRSGGPAHLELWARLLLALASGQAVRRALLIGREGDKITTLADLQAPEPGEAVPLLEQLLELMAGSEERCWPVPPRSGWAHQTKEHGSPGKGFEALRETWEGSGQPEAWSERERAEMLLCFGEDCAAEELCSEEFLECCRALYTPLLERLR from the coding sequence GTGCTGGTGCTTCACCGCAGCAACCGGGCCGAGTGGCTGGCGGCCCTGCTCGCTGAGCAGCTGCGCCTCGACCCGCCATCCCCCTGGCAGACCCTGGAGGTGATGGTCAACACCTGGCCCACCAGCCGCTGGCTCTCCGAGCGGCTGGCACTGGCGCTCGGAACGAGCGCCCAGGTGCGCTTCCCCTTCCCGGGCAGCCGCCTGCGGCGGCTGGTGGATGAGCTGCTGGCTGAGGACGAGGCGGCCGCCGACGACTGGCGCGCGAACCGACTGGTCTGGGCCGTGCTCGATCAACTGGAGGACCTCATGGCGACGCCGGAGGGAGCTGTGCTGGCCGGTGCGCTGGGGCCGGAACCACGGCCTGGACCCGCGCCGGTGGACCGGAACCTCTGGTCGCTGGCGAGAGCGATCGCCGATGCCCTCGACGACTACGGCCTCTACCGGGTGGACGAGCTGTCGCGCTGGTGGATGCGTGACGAGCTCAGCAGTGGGGACGGCTGGCAGGCGCAGCTGACCCGGCGCCTGGCCGCCAGGCTGGCCGGAGTCCCATTCGGGTTGCGGGCGCGGCGCGCCATCGAGGCGCTGCGTCGGGGTCGCGTGCAGTGGCCGGCGGAGGCCGGACCGCTGCGGCTGTTCGGCATCAGCAGCCTGGCTCCGATCCAGATCGAGCTGCTTCAGGCGGTCTCCGGGATCACCACCGTGGAGATCTATCTGCTCACACCGGGACCCGACCTGTGGCAGCGCTGCGCCGACCGGAGAGCGCAGCTCAGCGAAGGACTGACGACAACGCAGCAGACGGACCCTGACTGGCTCCTGCAGATGCCCACGCTGGAGGGACGCTTCGGCCGGCTCGGGGCGGAGTTCCAGCAGCTGCTCGAGGGCACGGGCGTGGCGCAGCTGGGGCCGGTGCGCGAGGAGGGGCTGTTCCACCGGCCCGCCCACGGCGATGGAGCGCCGCTCCTGCTGCATCAGCTGCAGCAGCGCCTGCTCGGTCCGGACCAGGAGGCCCCCCTGCGCCGGGCACCGGAGGACACCTCCCTGGAGTTTCACGCCTGCCCCGGTCGCCTGCGGCAGATCCAGATCGTGCGCGACCGCATCCTGCAGCTGCTGGCCGCCGACCCGACCCTGCAGCCGCGCCATGTGCTGGTGATGACCCCCCAGGTGGATCGCTTCGCGCCGCTGCTGGGCTCGGTGCTCTCCGACAGCGGCGCCACGGGAGTGACCCTGCCCTGGCGGCTCACCGACCGCAGCCAGGACGGCGAGGCCGGCCCGGCGGTGCTGCTGCTGCGGTTGCTGCGCCTGGCCGACGAGCGGGTCACCGCCTCCGAGCTGGAGACCCTGCTCAGCCTTCCCTGCCTCCTGCAGGCCTTTGCCCTGGAGGCCAGCGACAGCGAGGCCCTGAACCGGGCGCTGCAGGAGGCCGGGTTCCGCTGGGGCTGCGATGGCCGCGAGCGCGGCGGAGACCCGCGCCACACCCTCAGCTGGGCCCTCGAGCGGCTGCTGCTGGGCCTGGTGCTGCCGGAGGCCACGTTGACGGAGCCGGTGCCGGACGTCCTCCCGGCCGCTGCGCCCGCACCCTTCCCGGTGGAGATGGACCTGGAGCGTCTCGGGCCCGGCCTGCAGCTGCTCCTGCATCTGCGCGACACCCTGATTGACTTCCGCAGGCCCCGGCCCGCCCGGGAGTGGTGCCACGAACTCCGCGATCAGGTGGCGCGGCTCTCGGGCGGAGCGGCCGGCGGCTCCGAGGAGCCGCTGGAGCTCGAGCGGGCGATCGCGGCCTGGGGGGAACGGGCGGCGGGCCACCACCGCCAGCTGACCGCCGCGGTGGTGGCCGACGGCCTCGAGGAGGACCTGGCGGCCGACAGCGGCCGCTTCGGCCATCGCAGTGGTGCCCTCACGATCAGCGCCCTGGAGCCGATGCGGGCGATCCCCCACCGCGTCATCGTGCTGATGGGTCTGGATGCCACCTGCTTTCCGCGCCACCAGAACCGGCCGGGCTTCCATCTGCTGGAGCAGCAGCGGCGGCTGGGAGACCCGAGCCGGGCCGACCAGGACCGCTATGCCCTGCTCGAGGCGCTGATGTCGGCCCGCCAGCACCTGGTGGTGACCTGGACCAGCCGGGATGAGCGCAGCGGTGAGCCGCTGCCGCCGGCGCTTCCCGTGCAGCAGTGGATCGACCTGCTGCAGCTCGACCTGCAGCAGGCGGCCCCGGACGGCCCGGCCCGGCCGGCAGTGGACCTGGTGCAGGAGCACCCGGCCAATCCGCTCGAGCGCAGCACGTTCCTCGGCGCTCCGCCGCGGCCACCGGCCAGCTGCGACCGCCGCCTGCTGGCCGCCCGGCGGCAACTGGAGCAGGGATGGCTGGAGGAGCGGCGCCGTGCCAGCAGCGACCGGCCCACGCCGCCGGCGGCACCAGACCGGCCGCCGCTCGTGCATCAGGCCTGCCCACCGCTGCCGCAGACCCGGGAGAGCCGCGGCACGGGCTGGGAGGAACTGATGGCCTGGCTGCAGGCCCCGCAGCGGCTCTGGCTGCGCCGACGGGGACTCAACGCCGCTGAGTGGGTCGAGGCGGTGGAGGATCTCGACCCGATCGAACTGGCCGGGGACCGGCGTCGCTGGCTGCTGCAGGAGGCGCTGGAGGCCGGGCTTGCGGACGGGAAGCCGGACCCCCTCGCGACGGATCCACCCGACTGGCCGCGGCCGCTGCAGGGAACAGGAGACCTGCCGGGAGGCAGCGCCGCCGAGCTGGCGATCGAGGACCTCGATCGGAACTGGCGCCAGCTGGTGGAGCGGATCTCCCCGCTGGGAGCCGGCGGTCTCCGCCGCTGCCGCTGGAGGACCCTGGAAGCCGACAGCCGCCTGCATGGCGACACACTCCTGCTGGTGGAGCTGCGGCGATCCGGCGGGCCGGCCCATCTGGAGCTCTGGGCCCGTCTGCTGCTGGCGCTGGCCTCGGGCCAGGCAGTGCGCCGGGCGCTGCTGATCGGCCGCGAGGGGGACAAGATCACGACCCTGGCCGACCTGCAGGCGCCGGAGCCGGGCGAGGCGGTTCCCCTGCTGGAGCAGCTGCTGGAGCTGATGGCGGGCTCAGAGGAGCGCTGCTGGCCGGTGCCCCCCCGCTCCGGCTGGGCCCATCAGACGAAGGAGCACGGGTCGCCGGGCAAGGGCTTCGAGGCGCTGCGCGAGACCTGGGAGGGAAGCGGGCAACCCGAGGCCTGGAGCGAGCGTGAGAGGGCGGAGATGCTCCTCTGCTTCGGCGAGGACTGCGCCGCCGAGGAGCTCTGCAGCGAGGAGTTCCTCGAGTGCTGCCGGGCCCTCTACACCCCCCTGCTGGAGCGGCTGAGGTGA
- a CDS encoding metallophosphoesterase has product MPASESTSGGRHWVIGDVHGCGEALRLLIGLLPREDRLILCGDVINRGPRIPMAMELAWHLVRQGRGVWLMGNHERDLLQGLDGRSTEAVWRLRSSRTYQQLGETHCRAWAPRLAQLPTTYRGDGWMATHAGLEDDDTVNLSVRAPFWRHYDGRHGDVIIGHTPGPAVRRMGSIVFVDTGACYGGQLSAYCPETGEVRSVPGAARPGHAGRPRILQATSGASPAALVPR; this is encoded by the coding sequence ATGCCGGCTTCCGAGAGCACCTCCGGCGGCAGGCACTGGGTCATCGGTGATGTGCACGGCTGCGGCGAGGCCCTGCGACTGCTGATCGGCCTGCTGCCGAGGGAGGACCGGCTGATCCTCTGCGGTGATGTGATCAACCGCGGGCCACGGATCCCCATGGCCATGGAGCTCGCCTGGCACCTGGTGCGTCAGGGGCGCGGCGTGTGGCTGATGGGCAACCACGAACGGGATCTGCTGCAGGGCCTGGATGGACGGAGCACCGAGGCCGTCTGGCGGCTCCGGTCCAGCCGGACCTATCAACAGTTGGGCGAGACCCACTGCCGGGCCTGGGCTCCGCGGCTGGCCCAGCTGCCGACCACCTATCGGGGTGATGGGTGGATGGCCACCCATGCGGGCCTGGAGGACGACGACACGGTGAACCTGTCGGTGCGCGCCCCCTTCTGGCGCCACTACGACGGCCGCCACGGTGATGTGATCATCGGCCACACGCCGGGCCCCGCCGTCCGCCGCATGGGCTCGATCGTGTTTGTGGACACCGGGGCCTGCTACGGCGGCCAGCTCAGCGCCTACTGCCCTGAGACCGGCGAGGTGCGCAGCGTGCCGGGCGCGGCGAGGCCCGGCCACGCCGGCCGCCCCAGAATCCTGCAGGCCACATCGGGGGCGTCACCAGCAGCGCTGGTGCCCCGCTGA
- a CDS encoding MgPME-cyclase complex family protein codes for MTTYHFVAASERFLTEEEPLEEVLRERVEHFASRGKEKDFWLLRRPAFLESAPLSAVAGDVPRPAAAVVSTDARFIDFMKLRLEFVVRGSFEAPSASIPDPLAEG; via the coding sequence ATGACCACCTACCACTTCGTGGCGGCCAGCGAGCGCTTCCTCACGGAGGAGGAACCCCTGGAGGAGGTGTTGCGCGAGCGGGTGGAGCACTTCGCCAGCCGGGGCAAGGAGAAGGACTTCTGGCTGCTGCGGCGCCCGGCCTTCCTCGAGAGCGCGCCCCTCAGCGCGGTGGCCGGTGATGTGCCGAGACCCGCGGCAGCGGTGGTGTCCACCGATGCCCGCTTCATCGATTTCATGAAGCTGCGGCTGGAATTCGTGGTGCGCGGCAGCTTCGAGGCGCCGTCCGCCTCCATTCCCGATCCTCTGGCCGAGGGCTGA
- a CDS encoding pyridoxine 5'-phosphate synthase: MASLGVNIDHIANIRQARRTVEPDPVTHALLAELGGADGITVHLREDRRHIQDRDVELLRATVRTKLNLEMAATEEMVAVATRIRPDMVTVVPERREEVTTEGGMDVAAREREISAITARLQESGIPVSLFVDPEARQLEACARTGCRWIELHTGGYAEAAAEARTAELARLIEGTARARALGLRVNAGHGLTYQNVEAVAAIEGMEELNIGHTIVARAVAVGLQEAVRQMRALIQNPRCSEDSGVRPA; this comes from the coding sequence ATGGCCAGCCTCGGCGTGAACATCGACCACATCGCCAACATCCGGCAGGCTCGCCGGACGGTGGAGCCGGATCCGGTGACCCACGCGCTGCTGGCCGAACTCGGGGGCGCCGATGGCATCACCGTCCACCTGCGGGAGGACCGCCGCCACATCCAGGACCGGGATGTGGAACTGCTGCGGGCCACCGTGCGCACCAAGCTCAACCTGGAGATGGCGGCCACCGAGGAGATGGTGGCGGTCGCCACCCGGATCCGGCCGGACATGGTCACCGTCGTGCCGGAGCGCCGTGAGGAGGTGACCACCGAGGGGGGCATGGACGTGGCGGCGCGGGAGCGGGAGATCAGCGCGATCACCGCGCGGCTGCAGGAGAGCGGCATCCCGGTGAGCCTGTTCGTCGACCCGGAGGCCCGTCAGCTCGAGGCCTGCGCCCGCACCGGCTGCCGCTGGATCGAACTGCACACCGGCGGCTACGCCGAGGCCGCGGCGGAGGCGCGCACCGCTGAACTGGCCCGTCTGATCGAAGGCACGGCCCGGGCGCGCGCGCTGGGGCTGCGCGTGAACGCGGGCCACGGCCTCACTTATCAGAACGTGGAGGCGGTGGCGGCAATCGAGGGCATGGAGGAGCTGAACATCGGCCACACGATCGTGGCCCGGGCGGTGGCCGTGGGGCTGCAGGAGGCGGTGCGGCAGATGCGGGCGCTGATCCAGAATCCCCGCTGTTCTGAGGATTCCGGAGTCAGACCCGCATGA
- a CDS encoding lysophospholipid acyltransferase family protein, translating into MTRREASLCTGIDPRLAPLAMVLTQDVILPLQFRSVTVIGAGNLPRQGPLLLAPTHRARWDALLLPHAAGRRVTGRDCRFMVTRDEMAGLQGWFLKRLGCFPVDQSRPSMASLRHAIDLLGEHQQVVLFPEGRIRRADEPIRIKQGLARLALMAHARGVPVQVVPVGIGYSRSRPAPRAAAALCFGEPLAVSGSGRSAVTGLSQQLSAAMAAAEQRARRHVGRPIASA; encoded by the coding sequence ATGACCCGCCGGGAGGCCAGTCTCTGCACCGGCATCGATCCCAGGCTGGCGCCGCTGGCGATGGTGCTCACCCAGGACGTGATCCTGCCGCTCCAGTTCCGCAGCGTGACCGTGATCGGCGCCGGCAACCTGCCCCGGCAGGGTCCGCTGCTGCTGGCTCCCACCCACCGGGCGCGCTGGGATGCTCTGCTGCTCCCCCACGCGGCCGGCCGCCGGGTCACCGGCCGTGACTGCCGCTTCATGGTCACCCGCGATGAGATGGCCGGACTGCAGGGCTGGTTCCTCAAGCGACTGGGCTGCTTCCCGGTCGATCAGAGCCGCCCGTCGATGGCCAGCCTGCGCCATGCCATCGACCTGCTCGGGGAGCATCAGCAGGTGGTGCTGTTCCCTGAGGGACGCATCCGCCGTGCTGATGAACCGATCCGCATCAAGCAGGGTCTGGCCCGGCTCGCCCTGATGGCCCATGCCCGGGGGGTGCCGGTGCAGGTGGTGCCGGTGGGCATCGGCTACAGCCGCTCGCGACCGGCACCCCGGGCCGCGGCGGCCCTGTGTTTCGGTGAACCGCTGGCGGTGAGCGGGTCGGGCCGATCGGCCGTGACCGGCCTCTCCCAGCAGCTCTCGGCCGCGATGGCCGCCGCCGAGCAGCGTGCCCGACGCCACGTGGGGAGGCCGATCGCCTCGGCTTAA
- a CDS encoding BolA family protein, with translation MVTPDQVREAIQSSLPDASVEVEDLTGGGDHLSVKVVSSRFSGLSRIRQHQMVYAALKGELATEAIHALALNTATPA, from the coding sequence ATGGTGACGCCGGATCAGGTGCGCGAGGCGATTCAGTCGTCTCTGCCGGATGCATCCGTTGAGGTGGAAGACCTCACCGGCGGTGGTGATCATCTCTCGGTGAAGGTGGTGTCCAGTCGCTTCAGCGGCCTCAGCCGCATTCGTCAGCATCAGATGGTCTACGCCGCCCTCAAGGGTGAGCTGGCCACGGAGGCCATTCACGCGCTTGCTCTGAACACGGCCACCCCGGCCTGA
- the grxD gene encoding Grx4 family monothiol glutaredoxin: MEPATKQRIESIIQSSPVVVFMKGNKLMPQCGFSNNVVQILNSLGISFETFDVLSDMDVRQGIKEYSEWPTIPQVYVKGEFIGGSDILIEMYNSGELREKLTVALAS; the protein is encoded by the coding sequence ATGGAACCCGCCACCAAGCAACGCATCGAGAGCATCATTCAATCTAGCCCCGTCGTGGTGTTCATGAAGGGGAACAAGCTGATGCCTCAGTGCGGCTTCTCCAACAACGTGGTGCAGATCCTCAACTCACTCGGCATCAGCTTCGAAACCTTCGATGTCCTGAGCGATATGGATGTGCGTCAGGGAATCAAGGAGTACTCGGAATGGCCCACCATCCCTCAGGTGTACGTGAAGGGTGAGTTCATCGGCGGCTCCGACATCCTGATCGAGATGTACAACTCCGGCGAGCTGCGCGAGAAGCTCACCGTGGCCCTGGCCTCCTGA
- a CDS encoding DUF6761 family protein, producing the protein MTALENPEAIRHFQSLCDACQELTSRYHSPSELRLYADGYLHALRRSGQLDPRDQHRLEQVVDRWIMDPSSFIGPDGDVAVLYEPRSHRG; encoded by the coding sequence ATGACTGCCCTGGAGAATCCCGAGGCCATCCGTCACTTCCAGTCGTTGTGCGATGCATGCCAGGAGCTGACGAGCCGCTATCACAGCCCCAGTGAGCTGCGGCTCTACGCCGACGGCTATCTGCACGCCCTGAGGCGCTCCGGCCAGCTGGACCCCCGCGACCAGCACCGGCTGGAGCAGGTGGTGGATCGCTGGATCATGGATCCCTCCAGCTTCATCGGCCCCGATGGCGATGTGGCGGTGCTCTACGAACCCAGAAGCCACCGGGGCTGA
- a CDS encoding response regulator transcription factor, producing MTSQTDPSLPPGAEADPSPKRVLVVEPHPTLRTVLAQRLRQDGHLTAAVASAREALDLCADQSPDLLVSAEILEHSSALRLATQLRCPAIVLTARSGAEPVVTLLDAGAQDVLRKPFGLEELAARCRAMLRRGNTGLQEQVCVGPLKVHLLLRQVTLQDQPVELSPREFALLCALLMPPGMVRSRQQLLRMAWPPFSGGPRSVDTQVLTLRRKLEQAGLGEGGGITTVRQQGYRFSLDTIPLEPSDDSRSSGVGAPVNQAVG from the coding sequence GTGACTTCCCAGACCGATCCCTCTCTCCCTCCAGGCGCTGAGGCCGATCCCTCCCCCAAGCGGGTTCTGGTGGTCGAGCCGCACCCCACCCTGCGCACGGTCCTGGCCCAGAGGCTGCGTCAGGACGGCCATCTCACCGCGGCGGTCGCCTCCGCCCGTGAGGCGCTCGATCTCTGCGCGGATCAGTCGCCGGATCTTCTGGTCAGCGCCGAGATCCTCGAGCACAGCTCGGCTCTGCGGCTGGCCACCCAGCTGCGCTGCCCCGCCATCGTGCTCACGGCCCGCTCCGGCGCCGAGCCGGTGGTTACCCTGCTGGACGCCGGCGCTCAGGATGTGCTGCGCAAGCCCTTCGGTCTCGAGGAACTGGCCGCCCGCTGCCGGGCCATGCTGCGGCGCGGCAACACCGGACTCCAGGAACAGGTCTGTGTCGGGCCCCTGAAGGTGCATCTGCTGCTGCGCCAGGTCACGCTTCAGGATCAGCCCGTTGAGCTGTCCCCCAGGGAGTTCGCCCTCCTCTGCGCCCTGCTGATGCCGCCCGGCATGGTCCGCAGCCGTCAGCAGCTGCTGCGCATGGCCTGGCCACCCTTCAGCGGCGGCCCCCGCTCGGTCGACACCCAGGTGCTCACCCTGCGGCGCAAGCTCGAGCAGGCCGGCCTCGGCGAGGGCGGTGGCATCACCACCGTGAGGCAGCAGGGCTATCGCTTCAGCCTCGACACCATTCCCCTCGAGCCCTCGGACGACAGCCGCAGCAGCGGTGTCGGGGCCCCGGTCAATCAGGCGGTCGGCTGA
- the crtH gene encoding carotenoid isomerase: MGGLVSATQLAAKGAKVLVLERYLIPGGSGGAFQREGYTFDVGASMIFGFGSKGTTNLLTRALAAVDEHCDTIPDPVQLEYHLPGGLQLAVDRDYETFLATLTNRFPHEATGIRRFYDTCWQVFRCLDAMPLLSLEDPAYLTKVFFRAPLACLGLARWLPVNAGDVARRHIRDPELLRFIDMECFCWSVMPADRTPMINAGMVFSDRHAGGINYPRGGVGTIATQLVRGLDRHGGAIRYGARVTRVLLEQGRAVGVALASGEELRARRVISNATRWDTFAGGGASQALVDEAHTPASEERWRRRYVPSPSFLSLHLGVRADVIPAGSHCHHLLLETWEEMEAEQGTVFVSIPTLLDPALAPDGHHIVHAFTPSSMQTWTDLGPSAYAARKQAAADRLISRLEAILPGLHQAISHREVGTPRSHRRFLGRFQGSYGPIPARRLPGLLPMPFNRTGVPGLYCVGDSCFPGQGLNAVAFSGFACAHRVGADLGLNPWALPA; this comes from the coding sequence ATGGGCGGGCTGGTGAGCGCGACCCAGCTGGCCGCAAAGGGAGCGAAGGTGCTGGTGCTGGAGCGGTACCTGATTCCGGGAGGCAGTGGCGGGGCCTTCCAGCGCGAGGGCTACACCTTCGATGTGGGCGCCTCGATGATCTTCGGCTTCGGCAGCAAGGGCACCACCAACCTGCTCACCCGGGCCCTGGCGGCGGTCGATGAGCACTGCGACACGATCCCCGACCCCGTTCAGCTGGAGTACCACCTGCCGGGAGGTCTGCAGCTGGCGGTGGATCGGGACTACGAGACGTTCCTGGCCACCCTCACCAACCGCTTTCCCCACGAGGCGACCGGCATCCGCCGCTTCTACGACACCTGCTGGCAGGTGTTCCGCTGCCTCGATGCGATGCCGCTGCTGTCGCTGGAGGATCCCGCCTATCTGACCAAGGTGTTCTTCCGGGCTCCGCTCGCCTGTCTGGGCCTGGCCCGCTGGCTGCCGGTCAATGCGGGCGATGTGGCCCGGCGCCACATCCGGGACCCGGAACTGCTGCGCTTCATCGACATGGAGTGCTTCTGCTGGTCGGTGATGCCGGCCGACCGCACCCCGATGATCAATGCCGGCATGGTGTTCTCCGATCGCCATGCCGGCGGCATCAACTACCCCCGCGGCGGTGTGGGCACCATCGCCACCCAGCTGGTGCGGGGCCTGGATCGTCACGGCGGTGCAATCCGCTACGGCGCCCGGGTCACCCGGGTTCTGCTGGAGCAGGGGCGTGCCGTGGGCGTGGCCCTGGCCAGTGGCGAGGAGCTGCGGGCACGGCGGGTGATCTCCAACGCCACCCGCTGGGACACCTTCGCCGGAGGAGGAGCCTCCCAGGCCCTGGTGGATGAGGCCCACACCCCGGCCTCCGAGGAGCGCTGGCGCCGCCGGTACGTGCCCTCGCCCTCCTTCCTCTCCCTGCACCTGGGCGTGCGGGCGGATGTGATCCCGGCCGGCAGCCATTGCCATCACCTGCTTCTGGAGACCTGGGAGGAGATGGAGGCTGAGCAGGGCACCGTGTTCGTGTCGATTCCGACGCTGCTGGATCCGGCCCTCGCCCCCGACGGGCACCACATCGTCCATGCCTTCACCCCCTCGTCGATGCAGACCTGGACGGACCTGGGGCCCAGCGCCTATGCGGCCCGCAAGCAGGCGGCGGCCGATCGATTGATCTCCCGGCTGGAGGCGATCCTGCCCGGGCTGCATCAGGCCATCAGCCACCGGGAGGTGGGCACACCGCGCAGCCACCGGCGCTTCCTCGGGCGCTTCCAGGGGAGCTATGGCCCGATCCCCGCCCGCAGGCTGCCCGGCCTGCTGCCGATGCCGTTCAACCGAACCGGGGTCCCCGGGCTCTACTGCGTCGGCGACTCCTGCTTCCCCGGCCAGGGGCTCAATGCGGTGGCCTTCAGCGGCTTTGCCTGCGCCCACCGGGTCGGTGCCGATCTGGGTCTCAATCCCTGGGCCCTGCCGGCCTGA